From the genome of Gracilibacillus salitolerans, one region includes:
- a CDS encoding glycoside hydrolase family 2 protein, translated as MIRLFQNHHVRRYQELDGLWDFQPIDENSTVEDVQGFDYQLPVPSCWESHPSFANYRGKAAYRKKIMIKNATHLHLVCKGISHTAEIYLDGNYVTSHYNAYTPFSHLIKNVKAGEHELMIMVDNRFTEQSSLHIPNDYYTYGGIIRPVAIEWIDSVMVNQVKSVPVKVGEIWNLELEVDIEVLEATPDDYYLEGKIANQSFEVGLKQHDNSAYIKLTHLIEGLNVSAWSADAPHLYELELQLVKKADEVVVDDYIERIGFREVTTENGKIQVNGENVVLKGFNRHEDHAIVGASFPLSLMVKDLELMKDMGANAVRTSHYPNDELFLDLCDEMGFLVWEENHARGLSLERMQHPLFRKQCEQVNREMVENHYNHPSIIIWGILNECASNTEEGRDMYQEQLEQIRALDQSRPLTFASHHRAAELCFDLVDIVSFNLYPQWYTGEDPSELADQARNWADESGGKGKPMIMSEFGADGLYGYRSPTAVKGTEERQAMIIEANLDVFMEKDYISGMFIWQFADCRVTEEDWFMTRAGTQNNKGIVNSYRQPKQAYQIVKNKWI; from the coding sequence ATGATACGTTTGTTTCAAAACCATCATGTAAGAAGATATCAAGAATTAGATGGACTATGGGATTTTCAGCCTATCGATGAGAATAGTACAGTGGAGGACGTGCAGGGTTTTGATTATCAATTGCCTGTCCCTAGTTGTTGGGAGTCACACCCCTCCTTTGCCAATTATCGCGGAAAAGCAGCCTATCGTAAAAAGATCATGATAAAGAACGCCACTCATTTACACCTGGTCTGTAAAGGGATTAGTCATACGGCAGAGATTTATCTGGACGGAAATTATGTTACCTCTCATTATAATGCCTACACTCCTTTTTCTCATCTAATCAAAAATGTGAAAGCAGGCGAGCATGAGTTAATGATCATGGTCGACAACCGTTTCACGGAACAGTCCTCATTACATATACCTAATGATTATTATACGTATGGTGGTATCATACGTCCGGTTGCGATCGAATGGATTGACAGTGTAATGGTGAATCAGGTGAAAAGCGTCCCTGTCAAAGTGGGGGAGATTTGGAATTTGGAATTAGAGGTTGATATCGAGGTATTGGAGGCTACACCAGACGATTATTATTTAGAAGGGAAAATCGCTAATCAATCGTTTGAGGTTGGTCTTAAACAACATGACAATTCAGCGTACATTAAGCTTACGCATTTGATTGAAGGGTTAAATGTGTCCGCATGGTCAGCAGATGCCCCTCATTTATATGAGTTAGAACTTCAACTAGTGAAAAAAGCAGATGAAGTGGTTGTTGACGATTATATAGAGCGAATTGGATTTCGAGAAGTCACAACAGAAAATGGAAAGATCCAAGTAAATGGTGAGAATGTTGTTTTAAAAGGGTTTAATCGTCATGAGGATCATGCGATTGTCGGTGCGTCTTTTCCGTTAAGTTTGATGGTGAAAGATTTAGAACTGATGAAGGATATGGGGGCAAATGCTGTCCGCACAAGCCACTACCCAAATGATGAGCTTTTTCTTGATTTATGTGATGAGATGGGTTTTCTTGTTTGGGAGGAAAACCATGCTCGTGGTTTAAGCTTAGAGCGAATGCAACATCCGCTTTTCCGTAAGCAGTGTGAGCAGGTAAATCGAGAAATGGTAGAAAATCATTACAACCATCCATCTATTATTATTTGGGGAATTTTAAACGAGTGTGCGAGTAATACCGAAGAAGGGCGCGACATGTATCAGGAGCAGCTCGAACAAATTCGTGCACTCGATCAAAGTCGTCCTCTTACTTTCGCTTCTCACCATCGAGCAGCTGAACTATGTTTTGATTTGGTTGATATTGTATCATTTAATTTATATCCACAATGGTATACAGGTGAAGATCCCAGTGAGTTAGCTGATCAAGCAAGAAACTGGGCAGATGAGTCAGGTGGAAAAGGAAAACCAATGATTATGAGTGAGTTTGGTGCTGATGGTTTATACGGATACAGGTCACCAACTGCAGTCAAAGGGACAGAAGAACGACAGGCGATGATTATCGAGGCGAATTTGGATGTTTTTATGGAAAAAGATTATATATCTGGCATGTTCATCTGGCAGTTCGCCGATTGTCGAGTAACAGAAGAAGACTGGTTCATGACGAGAGCTGGAACCCAAAATAACAAAGGGATTGTCAACAGCTATCGTCAACCGAAACAAGCCTATCAAATCGTTAAAAACAAATGGATCTAG
- a CDS encoding YesL family protein yields MTGMERVYYLADFVLRVVYLNMLAITFSLLGLLFFGLFPAMTATFYIVRKWLTGESDIKITKKFYSVFKKEFFKSNGVGWLLTLIGLLLYINLSIANVISHSLLQLSYFPILTVFVLFVCLCLFIIPVHIHFRASLVSILKHAFLLLFVHPLNTLLLLITVSMFCMMMKTIPGLIPVCGLSGFVLIVMHFSLKTFDKVTTIQGERKEVML; encoded by the coding sequence ATGACAGGAATGGAACGGGTGTATTATCTTGCTGACTTTGTTTTAAGAGTTGTCTATTTAAATATGTTAGCAATTACTTTTAGTTTGCTGGGTCTGCTTTTTTTCGGGTTGTTCCCGGCAATGACTGCTACTTTTTATATTGTGAGAAAATGGTTAACAGGTGAAAGTGATATTAAAATAACGAAAAAATTTTATAGCGTTTTTAAAAAGGAATTTTTCAAAAGTAATGGAGTCGGTTGGCTATTAACATTAATTGGTTTATTGTTATATATTAATTTATCCATTGCTAATGTGATCAGTCATTCGTTGCTACAGTTAAGTTATTTTCCCATTTTAACGGTTTTTGTTTTATTCGTGTGTCTTTGTTTATTCATCATTCCTGTGCATATCCATTTTCGAGCTTCACTTGTCTCGATTTTAAAGCATGCTTTTTTGTTGTTATTTGTTCACCCTTTGAATACATTGTTATTGTTGATAACGGTTTCAATGTTTTGTATGATGATGAAGACGATACCGGGACTTATTCCAGTATGTGGCTTAAGTGGTTTCGTGTTGATAGTCATGCATTTTAGTTTGAAGACGTTTGACAAAGTTACAACCATACAAGGGGAACGAAAGGAAGTCATGTTATGA
- a CDS encoding carbohydrate ABC transporter permease has protein sequence MLRSKSLSSKIADAVLIIILVSIAITCILPLWYTLSLSLSSKTAAAAGAVALWPVEFNFNSYQQLLQDSQFFKSFWISIQRVILGAGLNFIIVPLMAYPLSKTVKDFKGRNLLMWTLIFTMLFNGGLIPLYLTVKAYGLMNSIWALVLVGGAQTIVFNIILTINFFRNLPSSLEEAALVDGAGPWYILTKVFIPLSIPVLATVSLFSIVYHWNEFLYGLIFMTREEFYPLQTYIQQLVVSVDPSTMTEDQYKRMSELSNRTIDAAKIFIAMIPVLVVYPFLQRYFIHGITLGSVKE, from the coding sequence ATGTTAAGAAGTAAATCATTATCTTCCAAAATAGCGGATGCTGTTTTGATTATTATATTAGTATCGATTGCAATTACTTGTATTTTACCTTTATGGTATACGTTATCTTTATCTTTAAGTTCTAAGACAGCTGCAGCGGCTGGTGCTGTTGCCTTATGGCCAGTAGAATTTAACTTTAATTCCTATCAACAGTTATTACAAGATAGTCAATTTTTTAAATCTTTCTGGATATCGATACAACGTGTTATCTTAGGTGCCGGGCTTAATTTTATTATTGTGCCTCTTATGGCTTATCCGTTATCTAAGACCGTTAAAGATTTTAAGGGACGTAATCTGTTAATGTGGACGTTGATTTTTACAATGTTATTTAATGGTGGGTTGATCCCTCTTTATCTTACGGTGAAAGCTTACGGTTTAATGAACAGTATTTGGGCTTTAGTGTTAGTTGGTGGTGCCCAAACGATTGTTTTTAATATTATTCTCACCATTAACTTTTTTAGAAACCTTCCTTCTTCTTTGGAAGAGGCTGCTTTAGTAGATGGTGCAGGCCCGTGGTATATTTTAACGAAAGTATTTATTCCGTTATCTATTCCGGTTCTCGCAACCGTTTCGCTCTTTAGTATTGTCTACCATTGGAATGAGTTTTTGTATGGCCTTATTTTCATGACAAGAGAAGAGTTTTATCCTTTACAAACGTATATTCAACAACTGGTGGTATCCGTCGATCCTTCTACAATGACAGAGGATCAATACAAACGAATGAGTGAGTTATCAAACCGAACAATTGATGCTGCCAAAATCTTTATAGCGATGATCCCTGTTTTAGTGGTTTATCCATTTTTACAAAGATACTTTATTCATGGTATCACTTTAGGTTCAGTTAAAGAGTAA